In Gracilimonas sp., a single window of DNA contains:
- a CDS encoding DoxX family protein, translated as MNKTINHPALKWMREHRHEAIEILRICLGILLFYKGFYFVENISEVYAMIEGNIPISSFVVAHYVVGAHLAGGLMLAFGLITRLATAVQIPILAGAVFFVHARDIFLGKAAQLEYSILVLILLIVFFIYGGGKWSLDGYIIRRKQNRNK; from the coding sequence ATGAATAAGACAATTAACCATCCTGCTTTGAAGTGGATGAGAGAGCATCGCCATGAAGCAATCGAAATACTTCGCATATGTTTAGGTATCCTACTTTTTTATAAAGGATTCTACTTTGTAGAAAATATCTCTGAAGTTTACGCAATGATCGAGGGTAATATACCTATATCATCCTTTGTGGTAGCTCATTATGTTGTAGGGGCTCATCTTGCAGGCGGCTTGATGCTTGCCTTTGGATTAATTACCAGACTGGCAACAGCTGTTCAAATACCCATTTTAGCCGGAGCCGTGTTTTTCGTACATGCCAGAGATATATTTTTAGGTAAGGCTGCTCAATTGGAGTATTCTATTCTGGTACTTATTCTTCTGATCGTTTTCTTTATCTACGGAGGAGGGAAATGGTCATTGGACGGTTACATCATTCGAAGAAAGCAAAACAGAAATAAGTAA
- a CDS encoding lysophospholipid acyltransferase family protein, giving the protein MRTLFSIFVFTYFSFLFLVFFVIISLVFVTTFPFDKYRKAPNFTLSIMARFMMKASPWWKIEIEGAEKFNPDEPTIFLSNHQSFLDMALIYHLPWKMKWVSKKSLTYIPVMGWLVWLTGHLTINRSSTTALKKLENLVEPLNNLVPVMIFPEGTRAMDGELKTFKNGAFLLSLEHGFKLQPMVIDGGHSAMPPGSKKLNPKVTFKLKVLEAINPEKFNDLKELKDYVRSLMKDELTELRQT; this is encoded by the coding sequence ATGAGAACCCTGTTCAGTATTTTTGTATTTACGTATTTCAGCTTTCTTTTCTTGGTCTTTTTTGTAATTATATCGTTGGTCTTTGTTACTACATTTCCTTTTGATAAGTATCGTAAAGCACCGAATTTTACATTGTCCATAATGGCTCGTTTTATGATGAAAGCGAGTCCGTGGTGGAAGATTGAAATAGAAGGAGCAGAGAAATTTAATCCCGATGAACCAACTATTTTCTTATCCAACCACCAGAGTTTTCTGGATATGGCACTCATTTATCATCTCCCTTGGAAGATGAAATGGGTATCAAAAAAGAGCCTTACATATATACCGGTAATGGGATGGTTGGTTTGGTTAACCGGGCACCTCACCATTAACAGATCCAGTACAACAGCATTGAAGAAGCTGGAGAACTTAGTGGAGCCGTTAAATAATTTGGTTCCGGTTATGATATTTCCTGAAGGGACCCGGGCAATGGACGGGGAACTTAAAACGTTTAAGAACGGAGCCTTTCTCTTGTCCTTGGAGCACGGTTTTAAACTACAGCCAATGGTGATAGATGGAGGGCATTCGGCTATGCCTCCGGGTTCAAAAAAACTAAACCCAAAAGTTACTTTTAAATTAAAAGTATTAGAGGCAATCAATCCTGAAAAATTCAATGATTTGAAGGAATTGAAGGATTATGTACGGTCGCTTATGAAAGATGAATTGACAGAATTGAGACAAACTTGA
- a CDS encoding energy transducer TonB, whose amino-acid sequence MINKIRDIYYDELEHQHRFMLSLIYAELIVLMILKFWPAQVAPPENFEYSYNDEAIYVERAIITRQSSAPAAPPKPRVPVPVPNDEVIEEEIDFPEFEDVFSKLDADGDQGLSSVGGEGELVGSPERPPGLIRIVEPTTPDAAKRANIKAQIIVTFLVGTDGEVEDAFISEIRLYDGDSYKVVDRIGYGLMEATLEAALKWRFRPARDQGAPVKTYVENSFNIGF is encoded by the coding sequence TTGATTAATAAAATTCGTGATATATATTACGACGAACTTGAGCATCAACATCGCTTTATGTTGTCGTTGATATATGCTGAATTAATTGTTTTAATGATCCTTAAATTCTGGCCCGCACAGGTTGCTCCCCCTGAAAATTTTGAATATTCATATAATGATGAAGCTATTTATGTAGAACGTGCAATTATAACCCGGCAGTCGTCAGCACCCGCAGCTCCTCCAAAGCCCCGAGTTCCGGTACCCGTTCCCAATGATGAAGTAATAGAAGAGGAAATCGATTTCCCTGAATTTGAAGATGTTTTTTCAAAGCTTGATGCGGATGGAGACCAGGGGTTATCAAGTGTTGGAGGAGAAGGTGAGTTAGTCGGGAGTCCGGAACGCCCTCCGGGATTGATTCGAATTGTTGAACCTACAACTCCGGATGCGGCAAAGAGAGCAAATATCAAAGCGCAGATTATTGTCACATTTTTGGTAGGTACTGACGGGGAAGTTGAGGACGCTTTTATATCGGAAATTCGACTATATGATGGGGACTCTTACAAGGTGGTAGATCGCATAGGATATGGTTTAATGGAAGCTACCCTTGAAGCTGCCTTAAAATGGAGATTTCGTCCTGCCAGAGATCAGGGAGCGCCTGTTAAAACCTATGTAGAAAATAGTTTTAATATTGGCTTTTAA
- a CDS encoding 4'-phosphopantetheinyl transferase superfamily protein — MKIVNTSHIKNWPNKVILGVADISSELPTGILSPSESKEYDSFKNLNRKAEYLSARTLLKFLLSSSEVDEKNVILSREEGGKPFAKLGDEHLHVSFSHSPHKVYCALSKKFDIGVDVEPLKRKIPLKLVNRILSDSEKKKPNSLNPIQVWTIKEAVVKLLGTGLRTNLNELSIEQNEKSQIYVRFNNEKLIEICSFSQSDHQIALAYQSLHI, encoded by the coding sequence ATGAAAATAGTGAATACCTCTCATATTAAAAACTGGCCGAATAAAGTGATTTTAGGTGTGGCCGATATTTCTTCGGAACTGCCTACCGGGATCTTATCACCCTCGGAAAGCAAAGAGTATGATTCTTTTAAAAATCTCAACAGAAAGGCAGAATATCTGTCAGCAAGAACACTTTTGAAGTTTTTGCTTTCATCCTCAGAGGTTGATGAAAAAAATGTAATATTGAGTAGAGAAGAGGGAGGGAAGCCTTTTGCTAAGCTGGGCGATGAACATCTACATGTAAGCTTTTCACATTCTCCTCATAAAGTATATTGTGCACTTTCAAAGAAGTTTGATATTGGAGTGGATGTAGAACCCTTAAAAAGAAAAATACCACTCAAATTGGTCAACCGGATCTTATCAGACTCAGAGAAAAAAAAGCCAAATTCACTTAACCCGATTCAGGTCTGGACGATAAAAGAAGCAGTTGTAAAGCTTTTAGGAACAGGGCTTCGTACAAACCTGAACGAACTTTCGATCGAGCAAAATGAGAAATCTCAGATTTATGTAAGATTTAACAATGAAAAATTGATTGAAATTTGTAGTTTTAGTCAATCAGATCATCAGATAGCATTAGCTTATCAAAGCCTACATATTTGA
- the amrB gene encoding AmmeMemoRadiSam system protein B: MEVKHLTQQEIKNHIKEAKQLNTNSEHVRMLFVPNKIDEHNFGELCTTYKTVIDQEFDTVVVIESYTGRLQKKLAMPSNKVFETRFGEVPVNDYLRNEFCDEEDDFFIADEGYSKEMSLYTQLPILQSCFTDFEVVSLQIGDYDPAIVRELAFTLDELLLNRNALIVYCCDVPASNPEELEKLRSLVVENKESGLLHYLNSNEKTVKGARAFMSGILVARSWGYDVEFLDHIESANNICGYAKRTQPQMV; this comes from the coding sequence ATGGAAGTCAAACACCTCACACAGCAAGAGATTAAGAATCATATAAAGGAAGCAAAACAGTTAAATACAAACTCTGAGCATGTTCGAATGCTGTTTGTTCCAAACAAGATTGACGAACATAATTTTGGAGAATTATGTACGACTTACAAAACCGTAATCGATCAAGAATTTGATACCGTTGTAGTCATTGAATCTTATACTGGTCGCCTCCAGAAAAAATTGGCCATGCCTTCCAATAAAGTATTTGAAACCCGTTTCGGGGAAGTGCCGGTAAATGATTATTTACGCAATGAATTTTGCGATGAAGAAGATGATTTCTTTATAGCAGATGAAGGGTATAGCAAAGAAATGAGTTTATATACGCAGTTACCCATCTTACAATCCTGTTTCACAGATTTTGAAGTGGTAAGTTTACAAATAGGTGATTATGACCCCGCTATTGTCAGGGAACTTGCATTTACCCTGGATGAATTACTTTTAAACAGGAATGCTCTTATAGTCTATTGTTGTGACGTGCCGGCAAGCAATCCGGAAGAGTTAGAGAAATTACGTTCTCTGGTCGTTGAGAATAAAGAATCGGGCTTGTTACATTATCTGAACAGTAATGAGAAAACTGTGAAGGGTGCACGAGCTTTTATGAGCGGGATTTTGGTAGCCCGCTCTTGGGGATATGATGTTGAATTTCTGGATCACATAGAATCCGCAAATAATATTTGTGGATATGCCAAACGGACTCAACCTCAAATGGTTTAA
- a CDS encoding Rossmann-like and DUF2520 domain-containing protein produces the protein MKNTRISIVGLGQVGMSFLNVLSVKKYEIVSVFNRSKIDSSIASKFPGTTFKAGLPSKKGAIGNLILLTVSDDAIEKVSRDIASHFDNLVGFMFAHCSGVHSSEVLSALKQKGAKIASFHPMKSITESANSFQDTWFDIEGDEEVLIELEQLTKKLQAKTFRVEPEAKPFLHAAAVVASNYLVVLADLVSKISSEGNVPEDIALKAMTPLMHNTLQNIETKGVAESLTGPIERGDIETIQKHLNNLQNTPELLSLYKVLGNEAVKIAVQKKGASPSLKKIKDLFS, from the coding sequence ATGAAAAATACCCGCATTTCCATAGTTGGTTTGGGGCAAGTGGGTATGTCATTTCTTAATGTTTTGTCGGTAAAAAAATATGAAATAGTTTCCGTTTTTAACCGTTCAAAAATTGATAGTTCTATTGCATCAAAATTTCCAGGTACAACTTTCAAGGCCGGTCTTCCTTCGAAAAAAGGTGCTATAGGTAACCTGATCCTGTTAACTGTTTCTGATGATGCCATTGAGAAAGTATCCCGGGATATTGCATCACACTTTGATAATCTCGTTGGTTTTATGTTCGCCCATTGCTCCGGGGTGCATTCCTCTGAGGTTTTGTCGGCTCTAAAACAAAAAGGAGCAAAAATAGCTTCTTTTCATCCAATGAAATCAATTACGGAATCTGCGAACTCATTTCAGGACACTTGGTTTGATATCGAGGGGGATGAGGAAGTGCTTATTGAGCTTGAACAACTCACCAAGAAATTACAAGCAAAAACATTCAGGGTTGAGCCGGAAGCCAAACCATTTTTACATGCGGCCGCAGTCGTGGCTTCAAATTACCTGGTCGTTTTGGCTGATTTGGTTTCAAAAATTTCATCTGAAGGGAATGTTCCTGAAGATATAGCCCTTAAAGCGATGACTCCGCTTATGCATAACACCCTGCAAAATATTGAAACGAAAGGAGTTGCGGAATCACTTACGGGGCCCATTGAAAGAGGTGACATTGAAACGATACAGAAACATCTCAATAATTTACAAAATACCCCCGAATTGCTTTCATTATATAAGGTACTGGGTAATGAAGCCGTTAAAATAGCCGTACAGAAGAAAGGGGCGTCTCCATCGCTGAAGAAAATCAAAGACCTATTTTCGTGA